One stretch of Streptococcus australis DNA includes these proteins:
- the leuD gene encoding 3-isopropylmalate dehydratase small subunit, with amino-acid sequence MEKFTVYTGTTVPLMNDNIDTDQILPKQFLKLIDKKGFGKYLMYAWRYLDDKYTEDPDFVFNRPEYRKASILISGDNFGAGSSREHAAWALADYGFKVVIAGSFGDIHYNNELNNGMLPIVQPREVREKLAQLQASDPVTVDLEQQKIISPVGEFTFEIDSEWKHKLLNGLDDIGITLQYEDLIAAYEKQRPAYWQD; translated from the coding sequence ATGGAGAAATTTACAGTTTATACGGGAACGACTGTTCCTCTCATGAATGATAACATTGATACCGACCAAATCCTTCCCAAGCAGTTTCTCAAGTTAATTGATAAGAAAGGTTTTGGTAAGTACCTCATGTATGCTTGGCGATATTTGGACGATAAGTATACTGAGGATCCAGACTTTGTCTTTAACCGACCAGAATATCGAAAAGCTAGTATTCTCATCTCAGGGGACAACTTTGGCGCAGGATCGTCCAGAGAACACGCAGCTTGGGCTCTAGCAGATTACGGCTTTAAGGTCGTGATTGCAGGGTCTTTCGGGGATATTCATTACAATAATGAACTCAATAATGGTATGTTGCCTATTGTTCAACCCAGAGAGGTTCGTGAGAAACTAGCCCAGCTACAAGCGAGCGACCCGGTAACCGTGGACTTGGAACAACAAAAAATCATCTCACCAGTTGGAGAATTCACTTTTGAAATCGATAGCGAGTGGAAACACAAGCTCTTAAATGGTTTGGATGATATCGGTATCACATTGCAGTATGAAGACTTGATTGCTGCTTATGAAAAACAACGCCCAGCCTATTGGCAGGATTAG
- a CDS encoding L-threonylcarbamoyladenylate synthase produces MTKHIQWTGTLSQEGYDILKGEGGCIVCPTKVGYIIMTSDKTGLERKFEAKERNRNKPGVVLCGSMDELRALAQLNPEIEAFYQKHWDEDILLGCILPWKPEAFEKLKAYGDGREELMTDVRGTSCFVIKFGKAGEQLAAKLWEEGKMVYASSANPSGKGNRGKVEGIGERIEGAVDLVIEADDYVASIQPDKTIETRYEQGVMVSMIDKDGKLIPEQGGARSISPAPVVIRKGLDIDKIMMHLSDTFNSWDYRQGEYY; encoded by the coding sequence ATGACAAAACACATTCAATGGACAGGAACACTTTCACAAGAAGGCTATGACATTTTAAAAGGTGAGGGCGGTTGTATCGTTTGCCCTACAAAAGTCGGATATATCATCATGACTAGCGACAAGACAGGACTTGAACGCAAGTTTGAAGCAAAAGAGCGTAATCGTAACAAACCAGGTGTTGTCCTCTGTGGTAGCATGGACGAGCTTCGAGCTTTAGCACAACTTAACCCAGAAATTGAAGCCTTTTACCAAAAACACTGGGATGAAGACATTCTTCTCGGTTGTATCCTTCCTTGGAAACCAGAAGCCTTTGAAAAACTCAAAGCATACGGTGATGGCCGTGAAGAACTCATGACTGACGTGCGTGGTACGAGCTGTTTTGTGATCAAATTCGGGAAAGCTGGTGAACAATTAGCTGCCAAACTTTGGGAAGAAGGCAAAATGGTCTACGCTTCATCTGCAAACCCATCTGGAAAAGGAAACCGAGGTAAGGTGGAAGGGATTGGAGAACGTATCGAAGGAGCAGTGGATCTTGTCATCGAAGCAGACGACTACGTTGCATCCATCCAACCTGACAAAACGATTGAAACACGCTATGAACAAGGCGTGATGGTGTCTATGATTGATAAAGATGGCAAACTCATCCCAGAACAAGGAGGAGCGCGCTCAATCTCACCAGCTCCAGTTGTGATCCGTAAAGGACTTGATATTGATAAAATCATGATGCACTTGTCAGATACCTTTAACTCATGGGACTACCGTCAGGGGGAGTATTATTAG
- a CDS encoding McrB family protein — protein MNSEQNNYFFVGTKFGDDDYLEYFMKEGKWELGWHNNEENKQYQRMLKLFNKIKPGDVLFAKSTYVKKKNVPFVKKDDLKVSVMKIRGMATVKEVLDDGHTIIVDWKKEYIEREWFFFTGQETIWFPSDIKYRTKETNQLIKFAASDEIIIQDYDYFLNHPNWKKYKKLESETMLRNDFLFNYSGILKKSKNLILRGAPGTGKTYLAKEIAKELTDGNEGQIEFVQFHPSYDYTDFVEGLRPASNGDGVIEFKLEDGIFKKFCQKAKEAQKTGGQDNFDEAWDLYLEYVNSRDEKEYLTEFSYLTVNSRNNFNINYETKAKGTVLTKSYVYELYKDENYLKKPFYRNQGKKVLETLKKRFGLKDYVSPTKINTDKNFVFIIDEINRGEISKIFGELFFSIDPGYRGEKGSVSTQYANLHETDEKFYIPENVYIIGTMNDIDRSVDTFDFAMRRRFRFVEVMADSQLYILDQELGEDAEEAKTRLRNLNTAIENIQELNSHYHIGPSYFLKLKDVDFNYELLWSDYLKPLLEDYLRGSYEESETLETLKKAFELTNNERTDQQDTGDNDADY, from the coding sequence ATGAACAGTGAACAAAATAACTATTTTTTTGTTGGTACAAAATTTGGTGATGATGATTATCTTGAATATTTTATGAAAGAAGGAAAGTGGGAATTAGGATGGCATAATAACGAGGAAAATAAACAGTATCAAAGAATGTTAAAGTTGTTTAATAAAATTAAACCAGGTGACGTTTTATTTGCTAAATCCACATATGTCAAAAAGAAGAATGTACCTTTTGTAAAGAAAGATGATTTAAAGGTTTCTGTGATGAAAATTCGTGGAATGGCGACTGTTAAAGAGGTTTTAGATGATGGGCATACCATTATTGTTGATTGGAAAAAAGAGTATATAGAGAGGGAGTGGTTTTTCTTTACGGGGCAAGAAACAATATGGTTTCCATCAGATATTAAGTATCGAACTAAAGAGACTAACCAGTTAATAAAATTTGCTGCAAGTGATGAAATCATAATTCAAGACTATGACTATTTTTTGAATCATCCTAATTGGAAAAAGTATAAAAAATTAGAAAGTGAAACTATGTTAAGGAATGATTTTTTATTTAATTATAGTGGTATATTAAAAAAATCCAAAAACCTCATCCTTCGTGGTGCTCCTGGCACAGGAAAAACTTATCTTGCTAAAGAAATTGCTAAAGAATTAACGGATGGCAACGAAGGCCAAATCGAATTTGTACAGTTTCACCCTTCCTATGATTATACGGATTTTGTAGAGGGGTTGAGACCGGCATCAAATGGGGATGGAGTTATTGAGTTTAAGCTAGAGGACGGTATTTTTAAGAAGTTCTGTCAGAAGGCTAAAGAAGCTCAGAAAACTGGAGGACAAGATAATTTTGATGAAGCTTGGGATCTTTATCTTGAGTATGTTAATAGTAGAGATGAAAAAGAATATTTGACAGAATTTTCCTATCTAACAGTAAATAGTCGAAATAATTTTAATATCAATTATGAAACTAAAGCCAAAGGAACTGTCTTGACAAAATCTTATGTTTATGAACTCTATAAAGACGAAAATTATCTGAAAAAGCCCTTTTATCGTAACCAAGGAAAAAAAGTCCTTGAAACTTTAAAGAAAAGATTTGGTCTGAAAGATTATGTCTCTCCAACAAAGATCAACACAGACAAGAACTTCGTCTTCATCATCGATGAAATCAACCGTGGGGAGATTTCTAAGATTTTTGGTGAACTATTTTTCTCTATTGATCCTGGATATCGTGGTGAAAAGGGAAGTGTTTCTACCCAATATGCCAATCTACACGAAACTGATGAAAAGTTTTATATCCCTGAAAATGTTTATATTATCGGAACAATGAATGATATTGATCGTTCAGTGGATACCTTTGATTTTGCTATGCGTCGTCGTTTCCGTTTTGTTGAAGTTATGGCTGACAGTCAACTTTATATTCTAGATCAAGAACTAGGTGAAGATGCTGAAGAAGCTAAAACCCGACTAAGGAACTTGAATACTGCTATCGAAAATATTCAGGAATTAAACAGTCATTACCATATCGGACCAAGTTATTTCCTTAAATTGAAGGATGTAGATTTTAACTATGAATTACTCTGGTCTGATTATCTCAAACCACTTTTGGAAGATTATTTACGTGGTTCTTATGAGGAATCTGAAACTCTGGAAACATTGAAAAAAGCATTTGAGCTGACAAATAACGAGAGAACAGATCAGCAAGATACTGGTGATAATGATGCGGATTACTGA
- a CDS encoding McrC family protein: MMRITDNQHRIAKEDFAAEFPNLSQALFDRTLDNLSREDNIFIFPNDLKNSPDLERDQKIFETVNQEIKTGNVIGFLGCGQERLTISSRFSIKGDDYFLHYLLQKVLHINLTTLDVALSREDKFYQLLMYLFPKYLQAALRKGLYKEYQRFSHNDSHVKGVIDVGNHLKKNLPFTGNVAYTTREFTYDNPLMQLIRHTIGYIKNQKSIGQEVLDNLLTSRENVAEIVRVTPSYKLADRAKIIRGNQSKPLRHAYFHEYRKLQELCLMILNREKHGLGYQEQKNHGILFDVSWLWEEYVYTLLPKVFIHPRNKDKTDGISVFLNDKNHENRKRRDRKVYPDFYDRERKIVLDAKYKKLEDTEKGINREDLFQLISYSYILEAEKAGLVFPSKDKVVDNEIGKLAGYGALLKKLSIQIPQKASSYNEFCEMMESSEEIFKRNIDKEVGRN; encoded by the coding sequence ATGATGCGGATTACTGATAATCAACATAGAATTGCTAAAGAAGACTTTGCCGCAGAATTTCCCAACCTAAGTCAAGCTCTTTTTGATAGAACACTGGATAACCTTTCTAGAGAGGACAATATCTTTATTTTTCCAAATGATTTGAAGAATTCTCCTGACTTAGAAAGAGACCAAAAAATCTTTGAAACAGTCAATCAGGAAATCAAGACTGGAAATGTGATTGGTTTTCTGGGGTGTGGTCAGGAAAGATTAACGATTTCCTCGCGTTTTTCGATTAAAGGTGATGACTATTTTTTGCATTATCTTTTACAAAAGGTTCTTCATATCAATCTCACTACTTTAGATGTAGCTTTGTCGCGTGAAGATAAGTTCTATCAACTTTTGATGTATCTCTTCCCCAAGTATCTGCAAGCTGCTCTCAGAAAAGGTCTTTACAAGGAATACCAGAGATTTTCTCATAACGATAGTCATGTAAAGGGAGTGATAGATGTTGGAAATCATCTCAAGAAAAACCTTCCTTTCACAGGAAATGTTGCCTACACAACGAGAGAGTTCACCTATGATAATCCACTCATGCAGTTAATCCGTCACACTATTGGATACATTAAGAATCAGAAAAGCATTGGGCAAGAGGTTCTTGATAATCTCTTAACTAGTCGTGAAAATGTGGCAGAAATTGTGCGAGTAACCCCATCTTATAAACTAGCTGATCGTGCTAAGATTATTCGGGGAAATCAATCTAAACCTCTACGTCATGCATACTTTCACGAGTACAGAAAGCTACAAGAACTTTGCCTGATGATCCTAAATAGAGAGAAGCATGGGTTAGGATATCAAGAGCAAAAAAACCATGGTATTCTTTTTGATGTTTCCTGGCTTTGGGAAGAGTATGTTTATACCTTGTTGCCAAAAGTTTTCATCCATCCACGAAATAAGGATAAGACGGACGGAATTTCAGTATTTTTAAACGATAAAAATCATGAAAATCGCAAAAGGCGTGATCGAAAAGTGTATCCAGATTTTTATGATAGAGAACGAAAGATTGTTCTAGATGCTAAATATAAAAAACTTGAAGATACTGAAAAAGGAATAAACCGTGAGGACTTATTCCAGCTGATTTCCTATTCTTATATTTTAGAAGCTGAGAAGGCTGGTCTTGTTTTTCCGAGCAAGGACAAGGTTGTTGATAATGAGATAGGAAAGCTAGCAGGTTATGGAGCTTTGTTGAAGAAATTGTCTATACAAATTCCTCAAAAGGCTTCATCTTATAATGAATTTTGTGAAATGATGGAAAGCTCCGAAGAAATTTTTAAAAGGAATATTGATAAGGAAGTGGGGAGAAACTAA
- a CDS encoding GMP reductase: protein MLNEFPIFDYEDIQLIPNKCVIKSRAEADTSVTLGNHTFKLPVVPANMQTILDENVAEQLAKGGYFYIMHRFDEAGRIPFIKRMHDQGLIASISVGVKDYEYDFVSQLKADAPEYITIDIAHGHADSVISMIQHIKKELPDTFVIAGNVGTPEAVRELENAGADATKVGIGPGKVCITKVKTGFGTGGWQLAALRWCAKAARKPIIADGGIRTHGDIAKSIRFGASMVMIGSLFAGHIESPGKTIEVDGEQFKEYYGSASQYQKGAYKNVEGKRILLPAKGHLQDTLTEMEQDLQSAISYAGGRKVADLKHVDYVIVKNSIWNGDASH, encoded by the coding sequence ATGTTAAATGAATTTCCAATTTTTGATTACGAAGATATTCAGTTGATCCCAAACAAATGTGTCATTAAAAGCCGTGCAGAAGCGGATACAAGTGTCACACTTGGAAATCACACTTTCAAACTACCTGTTGTACCAGCAAATATGCAGACGATTTTGGATGAGAACGTAGCAGAGCAGCTTGCTAAAGGTGGTTACTTTTACATTATGCACCGTTTTGATGAAGCGGGGCGCATTCCTTTTATCAAACGCATGCACGATCAAGGTCTCATTGCTTCCATTTCTGTTGGTGTTAAGGATTACGAGTATGATTTCGTTAGCCAACTCAAGGCTGATGCTCCGGAATACATCACGATTGACATTGCTCATGGTCATGCCGATAGCGTGATTTCTATGATTCAACACATCAAGAAAGAATTGCCTGATACCTTTGTCATTGCTGGGAACGTAGGAACGCCAGAAGCTGTTCGTGAATTGGAAAATGCTGGTGCGGATGCTACTAAGGTTGGAATCGGTCCTGGTAAGGTTTGTATTACTAAGGTCAAGACTGGTTTTGGTACAGGTGGTTGGCAGTTGGCTGCTCTACGCTGGTGTGCTAAGGCTGCACGTAAACCGATTATCGCTGATGGAGGAATTCGTACTCACGGTGATATTGCCAAGTCTATCCGATTCGGTGCCAGTATGGTTATGATTGGTTCCCTATTTGCAGGGCATATCGAAAGCCCAGGAAAGACGATTGAAGTCGACGGCGAACAGTTCAAAGAATACTATGGTTCAGCTTCACAGTATCAAAAAGGAGCATATAAAAATGTGGAAGGCAAACGCATCTTACTTCCTGCCAAAGGACATCTGCAAGACACCCTTACTGAGATGGAGCAGGATTTGCAAAGTGCCATTTCCTACGCAGGTGGACGCAAGGTTGCTGACCTTAAACACGTTGATTATGTGATCGTGAAAAACTCTATCTGGAATGGGGATGCTTCCCACTAA
- the rnc gene encoding ribonuclease III, with amino-acid sequence MKELQTVLKKRFAIEFADKNLLETAFTHTSYANEHRLLKISHNERLEFLGDAVLQLLISEYLYKKYPKKPEGDLSKLRAMIVREESLAGFARDCQFDQFIKLGKGEEKSGGRNRDTILGDAFEAFLGALLLDKDVARVKEFIYQVMIPKVEAGDFEMITDYKTHLQELLQVNGDVDIRYQVTSEMGPAHDKVFDVEVLVEGKSIGKGQGRSKKLAEQEAAKNAVEKGLDSCI; translated from the coding sequence ATGAAAGAATTACAAACTGTACTGAAGAAGCGTTTTGCAATCGAATTTGCAGACAAAAACTTACTGGAAACGGCCTTTACTCATACGAGTTATGCCAATGAGCACCGCCTCTTAAAAATTTCACACAATGAGCGCTTGGAATTTTTAGGAGACGCTGTTCTGCAATTATTGATTTCGGAATATCTGTATAAAAAATATCCTAAGAAACCAGAGGGAGATTTGTCCAAACTCCGTGCCATGATTGTTCGCGAGGAGAGTTTGGCTGGTTTTGCGCGTGATTGCCAGTTTGATCAATTTATCAAATTGGGTAAAGGGGAAGAGAAGTCTGGTGGGCGCAATCGTGACACCATTCTTGGAGATGCCTTTGAAGCCTTTCTGGGAGCTTTGCTTTTAGACAAGGATGTTGCTAGGGTAAAAGAGTTTATCTATCAGGTCATGATTCCCAAGGTTGAGGCAGGTGACTTTGAGATGATTACGGATTACAAGACACACTTGCAAGAGTTGCTCCAGGTCAATGGAGATGTGGATATTCGTTACCAGGTGACTTCTGAGATGGGACCTGCCCATGATAAGGTTTTTGATGTAGAAGTTCTGGTTGAAGGCAAGAGTATCGGAAAAGGCCAAGGACGTTCTAAAAAATTGGCAGAGCAGGAAGCCGCGAAAAATGCAGTGGAGAAAGGGCTGGATTCATGTATTTAA
- the smc gene encoding chromosome segregation protein SMC: MYLKEIEIQGFKSFADKTKVVFDQGVTAVVGPNGSGKSNITESLRWALGESSVKSLRGGKMPDVIFAGTESRKPLNYASVIVTLDNEDGFIKDAGQVIKVERHIYRSGDSEYRIDGKKVRLRDVHDLFLDTGLGRDSFSIISQGKVEEIFNSKPEERRAIFEEAAGVLKYKTRRKETESKLQQTQDNLDRLEDIIYELDNQIKPLAKQAENARKFLDLDGQRKAIYLDVLVAQIKENKAELELTEEELTQVQELLTSYYQKRGELEEENQTLKKKRQDLQAEMAKDQGSLMDLTSLISDLERKLALSKLESEQVALNQQEAQARLATLEDKRKALSKERTEKEGNLEQLEENLAENNKELNRLEAELLAFSDDPDQMIELLRERFVALLQEEVDVSNQLTRIENELENSRQLSQKQADQVEKLKEQLATAKEKASQQQAELETAKEQVQKLLSDYQTSSKEQEEQKVSYQAQQSQLFDRLDSLKNKQARAQSLENILRNHSNFYAGVKSVLQEKDRLGGIIGAVSEHLTFDVHYQTALEIALGASSQHIIVEDENAATKAIDFLKRNRAGRATFLPLTTIKARTISSQNQDAIAASPGFLGMADELVSFDKRLEAIFKNLLATTAIFDTVEHARVAARQVRYQVRMVTLDGTELRTGGSYAGGANRQNNSIFIKPELEQLQKEIAEEEASLRSEEESLKTLQDEMAVLTERLEAIKSQGEQARIQEQGLSLAYQQTSQQVEELETLWKLQEEELNRLSEGDWQADKEKCQERLATIASEKQNLEAEIEEIKSNKNAIQERYQNLQEQVAQARLLKSELQGQKRYEVTDIERLGKELDNLNFEQEEIQRLLQEKVDNLEKVDTDLLSQQAEEAKTQKTNLQQGLIRKQFELDDIEGQLDDIASHLDQARQQNEEWIRKQTRAESKKEKVSERLRYLQAQLTDQYQISYTEALEKAHELENLNLAEQEVKDLEKAIRSLGPVNLDAIDQYEEVHNRLDFLNSQRDDILSAKNLLLETITEMNDEVKERFKSTFEAIRESFKVTFRQMFGGGQADLILTEGDLLTAGVEISVQPPGKKIQSLNLMSGGEKALSALALLFSIIRVKTIPFVILDEVEAALDEANVKRFGDYLNRFDKDSQFIVVTHRKGTMAAADSIYGVTMQESGVSKIVSVKLKDLEETVN; the protein is encoded by the coding sequence ATGTATTTAAAGGAAATTGAGATCCAAGGATTCAAGTCCTTTGCTGACAAGACCAAGGTCGTCTTTGATCAAGGTGTGACAGCTGTCGTTGGACCCAATGGTTCTGGGAAGTCAAATATCACAGAAAGTCTGCGATGGGCCTTAGGTGAGTCTAGTGTCAAAAGCCTCCGCGGTGGCAAGATGCCCGACGTTATCTTTGCTGGAACTGAAAGTCGCAAACCACTCAATTATGCCTCTGTTATCGTGACCTTGGATAATGAAGATGGCTTTATCAAGGATGCAGGGCAAGTCATTAAGGTAGAACGGCATATCTATCGTAGTGGGGATAGCGAGTATCGAATTGATGGTAAGAAAGTCCGTCTGCGTGATGTGCATGACCTTTTCTTGGATACTGGTTTGGGACGGGATTCCTTTTCCATCATTTCCCAAGGGAAGGTTGAGGAAATTTTTAACTCCAAGCCTGAAGAGCGTCGAGCTATTTTTGAAGAAGCTGCTGGAGTTTTAAAGTACAAGACTCGTCGAAAAGAAACAGAAAGCAAACTGCAACAAACTCAAGACAATCTAGACCGCTTAGAGGACATTATCTATGAGTTGGATAATCAAATCAAGCCCCTTGCAAAACAAGCTGAGAATGCCCGTAAGTTTCTCGACTTGGATGGTCAACGCAAGGCGATTTACTTGGATGTACTGGTTGCCCAGATCAAGGAAAACAAGGCTGAATTAGAGCTGACAGAAGAAGAGCTAACGCAAGTTCAGGAACTCTTGACTAGCTATTACCAAAAACGTGGAGAGTTAGAGGAGGAAAATCAAACTCTTAAAAAGAAACGCCAGGACCTCCAAGCTGAAATGGCCAAGGATCAAGGAAGTTTGATGGATTTGACTAGTTTGATCAGTGACTTAGAGCGAAAACTAGCCCTGTCTAAACTGGAATCCGAGCAAGTTGCCCTTAATCAACAAGAAGCACAAGCCCGTTTGGCGACTCTAGAAGATAAGAGAAAGGCTCTAAGTAAGGAAAGGACTGAAAAAGAAGGGAATCTGGAACAGTTAGAGGAAAATCTAGCTGAAAACAACAAGGAACTCAATCGTTTAGAAGCAGAATTGCTGGCTTTTTCAGATGATCCTGACCAGATGATTGAGCTCTTGCGTGAACGCTTTGTCGCTCTTTTACAAGAAGAAGTGGATGTTTCAAACCAACTGACTCGCATCGAGAATGAACTAGAGAACAGCCGTCAGCTATCTCAAAAACAAGCAGATCAAGTTGAGAAACTGAAAGAACAACTGGCTACAGCTAAAGAGAAGGCCAGTCAACAGCAGGCTGAGCTTGAAACTGCCAAGGAGCAGGTTCAGAAATTATTGTCAGACTACCAAACTAGTTCAAAGGAACAAGAGGAGCAGAAAGTTTCTTACCAAGCTCAGCAGAGTCAACTCTTTGATCGTCTGGATAGTCTCAAAAACAAGCAGGCTAGAGCCCAAAGCTTAGAAAACATTCTAAGAAATCATAGTAATTTTTATGCGGGTGTTAAGAGTGTTCTCCAAGAGAAAGACCGCCTGGGTGGGATCATTGGTGCAGTCAGTGAACATTTGACCTTTGATGTGCATTATCAAACTGCCCTAGAAATTGCGCTTGGAGCTAGCAGTCAGCATATCATCGTAGAAGATGAAAACGCGGCAACCAAGGCTATTGATTTCCTAAAACGTAACAGAGCTGGTCGTGCGACCTTCCTTCCTTTGACAACGATTAAGGCGCGTACAATCTCTAGTCAGAATCAAGACGCTATCGCTGCAAGTCCAGGATTTCTGGGCATGGCAGATGAGTTAGTGTCGTTTGACAAGAGACTAGAAGCTATTTTCAAGAACTTGCTAGCTACGACGGCTATCTTTGATACTGTAGAACATGCGCGTGTAGCTGCTCGTCAAGTTCGCTATCAGGTTCGTATGGTGACACTGGATGGGACAGAGTTGCGTACAGGTGGTTCCTATGCAGGTGGTGCCAATCGTCAGAATAACAGCATCTTCATCAAGCCAGAGCTGGAGCAATTACAAAAAGAAATTGCTGAAGAAGAAGCTAGTCTGCGTTCTGAAGAAGAAAGTTTGAAGACCTTGCAAGATGAGATGGCAGTATTAACAGAAAGATTAGAAGCCATCAAATCTCAGGGTGAGCAAGCTCGTATTCAGGAACAAGGTTTGTCCCTCGCCTATCAGCAGACCAGTCAGCAAGTTGAAGAGTTAGAAACTCTTTGGAAACTTCAAGAAGAGGAGTTAAATCGTCTTTCTGAAGGAGATTGGCAAGCGGATAAGGAAAAATGCCAGGAGCGCCTTGCTACTATCGCAAGTGAAAAGCAAAATCTAGAAGCTGAGATTGAAGAGATTAAGTCCAATAAAAACGCTATTCAAGAACGCTATCAAAACTTGCAGGAACAAGTAGCCCAAGCACGCTTGCTTAAGTCAGAACTGCAAGGACAAAAGCGGTATGAAGTGACTGATATTGAACGCCTAGGTAAGGAATTAGATAATCTCAATTTTGAACAAGAGGAAATTCAGCGTCTCCTCCAAGAAAAGGTTGATAATCTGGAAAAAGTGGATACGGATCTGCTAAGTCAGCAAGCGGAAGAGGCTAAAACTCAGAAAACAAACCTCCAACAAGGTTTGATTCGCAAGCAGTTTGAGTTGGATGATATCGAAGGTCAGCTGGATGATATTGCCAGCCATTTGGACCAGGCTCGTCAGCAGAATGAGGAGTGGATTCGCAAACAAACACGTGCTGAATCCAAGAAAGAAAAGGTCAGCGAACGCTTGCGCTATCTACAAGCTCAATTAACTGATCAGTACCAGATCAGCTACACTGAGGCTCTAGAAAAAGCGCATGAGTTGGAAAATCTCAATCTGGCAGAGCAAGAGGTTAAAGATCTTGAAAAGGCTATTCGCTCACTGGGTCCAGTCAATTTGGATGCTATTGACCAGTACGAAGAAGTCCACAATCGTTTGGATTTCCTAAATAGCCAGCGAGATGATATTTTGTCTGCTAAAAACCTACTCCTTGAGACCATCACAGAGATGAATGATGAGGTTAAAGAACGCTTTAAATCAACCTTTGAGGCTATTCGTGAGTCCTTTAAAGTGACCTTTAGACAGATGTTTGGTGGAGGCCAGGCAGACTTGATATTAACTGAGGGCGATCTTTTAACAGCTGGTGTGGAGATTTCTGTTCAACCACCAGGTAAGAAAATTCAATCACTCAACCTCATGAGTGGTGGTGAAAAAGCCCTATCGGCTCTGGCCTTGTTGTTCTCTATCATTCGAGTCAAGACTATTCCTTTTGTTATCTTGGACGAGGTAGAGGCGGCGCTAGACGAAGCCAATGTAAAACGTTTTGGGGATTATCTCAACCGCTTTGACAAGGATAGTCAGTTTATCGTTGTGACTCACCGTAAGGGGACCATGGCGGCAGCGGATTCTATCTATGGAGTTACCATGCAAGAATCAGGTGTGTCTAAAATTGTTTCGGTTAAGTTAAAAGACTTGGAAGAAACAGTAAACTAG
- a CDS encoding bifunctional riboflavin kinase/FAD synthetase: MITTVPIKNEKDIAVPGKTVLVLGYFDGIHKGHQKLFEVASKASMKDYLPVVVMTFTESPKLALQPYQPELMLHIVNHEEREHKMKWHGVEALFLLDFSSKFASLTGQEFFDTYVRALKPAIIVAGFDYTFGSDKKTADDLKDYFDGEIIIVPPVEDEKGKISSTRIRQAILDGDVKEVNHLLGTPLPTRGMVVHGNARGRTIGYPTANLVLRDRTYMPADGVYVVDVEVQRQRYRGMASVGKNVTFDGEEPRFEVNIFDFSEEIYGETVIVYWLDRIRDMVKFDSVNELVDQLQKDEEIARDWKGEE; the protein is encoded by the coding sequence ATGATTACAACAGTACCTATTAAGAACGAAAAAGATATTGCAGTACCGGGAAAAACAGTCCTTGTACTAGGTTATTTTGATGGCATCCACAAGGGGCATCAGAAACTTTTTGAAGTGGCCAGTAAGGCTTCGATGAAGGACTATCTGCCAGTTGTCGTGATGACCTTTACAGAGTCGCCAAAACTTGCCTTACAACCTTACCAACCTGAGCTCATGCTTCACATCGTCAATCATGAGGAACGGGAGCACAAGATGAAGTGGCACGGGGTAGAGGCTCTTTTCTTACTGGACTTTAGTAGCAAATTTGCTAGTTTAACGGGTCAAGAATTCTTTGATACATATGTTAGAGCTTTAAAACCAGCAATTATCGTAGCAGGATTTGATTATACGTTTGGTTCAGATAAAAAGACTGCGGATGACCTGAAGGATTATTTTGATGGAGAGATTATCATTGTTCCTCCAGTCGAGGACGAAAAGGGCAAGATTAGTTCTACACGGATTCGCCAAGCTATTCTTGATGGAGATGTCAAGGAAGTCAATCATCTACTCGGCACACCGCTTCCAACCCGTGGGATGGTCGTTCACGGAAATGCTCGAGGGCGTACTATCGGTTATCCAACAGCTAATCTAGTCCTTAGAGATCGAACTTATATGCCAGCAGATGGTGTTTACGTAGTCGATGTAGAAGTACAACGTCAAAGATATCGTGGCATGGCAAGTGTTGGGAAAAATGTTACTTTCGATGGAGAAGAGCCACGCTTTGAAGTCAATATTTTCGACTTTTCAGAGGAGATATACGGAGAAACAGTCATCGTTTATTGGCTAGATCGAATTCGTGATATGGTCAAGTTTGACTCAGTCAATGAACTGGTAGACCAACTCCAGAAAGACGAAGAGATCGCTCGGGATTGGAAGGGTGAAGAGTAG